Proteins encoded by one window of Mesorhizobium sp. INR15:
- the trpA gene encoding tryptophan synthase subunit alpha codes for MTTRIDRRMAKLKTEGRPALVTYFMGGDPDYDTSLSIMKALPKAGADVIELGMPFSDPMADGPAIQAAGLRALKAGQTLVKTLKMASDFRAGDNETPIVLMGYYNPIYIYGVDRFLKDALASGIDGLIVVDLPPEMDEELCIPALKAGINFIRLATPTTDDKRLPKVLQNTSGFVYYVSMTGITGSALADTGKVASAVQRIKGHTDLPVCVGFGVKTAEQARVIGAYADGVVVGTAIVNAVANVLGPKGEKTADPAEAVATLVSGLAQGLRSARLAAAE; via the coding sequence ATGACCACGCGCATCGACCGCCGCATGGCGAAGCTGAAGACCGAAGGCCGCCCGGCGCTCGTCACCTATTTCATGGGCGGCGACCCGGACTATGACACCTCGCTGTCGATCATGAAGGCGCTGCCCAAGGCTGGCGCCGACGTCATCGAGCTCGGCATGCCGTTTTCCGACCCAATGGCCGACGGCCCGGCAATCCAGGCCGCCGGCCTGCGCGCGCTGAAAGCCGGCCAGACCCTTGTCAAGACGCTGAAGATGGCGTCCGACTTCCGCGCTGGCGACAATGAGACGCCGATCGTGCTGATGGGTTACTACAACCCGATCTATATCTATGGCGTCGACCGCTTCCTCAAGGATGCGCTGGCCAGCGGCATCGATGGGCTGATCGTAGTCGACCTGCCGCCGGAAATGGATGAGGAACTGTGCATTCCGGCGCTGAAGGCCGGCATCAACTTCATTCGCCTGGCAACGCCGACCACCGACGACAAGCGCTTGCCCAAGGTGCTGCAGAACACGTCCGGCTTCGTCTACTACGTGTCGATGACCGGCATCACTGGCTCCGCACTGGCCGACACTGGCAAGGTGGCGTCAGCGGTGCAGCGTATCAAGGGCCACACCGACCTTCCGGTCTGCGTCGGCTTTGGCGTCAAGACCGCCGAGCAGGCGCGCGTCATCGGCGCCTATGCCGACGGCGTCGTCGTCGGCACCGCGATCGTCAATGCGGTGGCCAATGTGCTGGGACCAAAGGGCGAAAAGACCGCCGACCCGGCCGAGGCGGTCGCCACGCTGGTCAGCGGGCTGGCACAAGGTTTGCGCTCCGCCCGCCTTGCTGCCGCCGAATAG
- a CDS encoding M48 family metallopeptidase: MSFGFFRNLTKPKPAPVEEREHVVAGRSLPLKIVENDRARRLTLRIDSGGRGLRITVPPGLRRGEVEKFLDRHQDWLEQRLAKVPARPQVRPGIKIPLRGVPHRIIHEPSKRGTITVSRDESGPIMVVHGDRVHLPRRIADFLKREAKREIEALVAKHTEALGKRAKAVRFKDTSSRWGSCTSDGNLSFSWRIMMAPSPVINYLVAHEVAHLKEMNHGPDFWELCEELCPDTKRCKAWLKRNGGALQAIAFE, encoded by the coding sequence CCTTCGGCTTCTTCCGCAACCTGACAAAACCCAAGCCCGCGCCCGTTGAGGAGCGCGAGCACGTTGTTGCCGGCCGTTCGCTGCCACTCAAGATCGTCGAAAACGACCGCGCCCGGCGCCTTACGCTGCGCATCGATTCCGGCGGGCGCGGCCTGCGCATCACCGTGCCGCCGGGCCTGCGCCGCGGCGAGGTGGAGAAATTCCTGGATCGCCATCAGGACTGGCTGGAGCAGCGCTTGGCCAAGGTGCCGGCCCGGCCGCAGGTGCGACCCGGTATCAAGATACCGCTGCGCGGCGTACCGCATCGCATTATCCACGAGCCCTCGAAACGCGGCACCATCACCGTATCGCGCGACGAGAGCGGCCCGATCATGGTCGTGCATGGCGACCGTGTGCATCTGCCGCGCCGCATCGCCGATTTCCTCAAGCGCGAGGCCAAGCGAGAGATCGAGGCGCTGGTAGCAAAGCACACCGAGGCACTCGGCAAGCGCGCCAAGGCGGTCCGCTTCAAGGACACCTCAAGCCGCTGGGGTTCCTGCACCTCCGACGGCAACCTGTCGTTTTCCTGGCGCATCATGATGGCGCCGTCGCCGGTCATCAACTACCTCGTCGCGCACGAGGTGGCGCATCTCAAGGAGATGAACCATGGCCCGGATTTCTGGGAATTGTGCGAAGAGCTGTGCCCCGACACCAAGCGCTGCAAGGCCTGGCTGAAGCGCAACGGCGGCGCCCTGCAGGCGATCGCCTTCGAGTGA
- the trpB gene encoding tryptophan synthase subunit beta, protein MDKPATPNSFRTGPDEQGMFGIFGGRFVAETLMPLILDLEKNWNEVKNDPDFKAELNDLSTHYAGRPSKLYFAEGLTRHLREVSEAKGLSGGAKVYFKREDLNHTGSHKINNCLGQILLAKRMGKKRIIAETGAGQHGVASATVAARFGFPCVVYMGATDVARQSPNVFRMKLLGAEVRPVTAGHGTLKDAMNEALRDWVTNVEDTYYLIGTAAGPHPYPELVRDFQSVIGTEARAQMLEQEGRLPDTIIAAVGGGSNAIGLFHPFLDDRQVRIIGIEAGGRGLDGIEHCASMNAGAPGVLHGNRTYLLQNADGQIMDGHSISAGLDYPGVGPEHSWLRDSGRVEYVPILDDEALEAFKLTTRVEGIIPALESAHAIAHAVKIVPEMDKDQIVIVNLSGRGDKDVHTVASMLGMEI, encoded by the coding sequence ATGGACAAGCCGGCGACACCCAATTCCTTCCGCACCGGACCCGACGAACAGGGCATGTTCGGCATTTTTGGCGGCCGTTTCGTCGCCGAAACATTGATGCCGCTGATCCTCGACCTGGAAAAGAACTGGAACGAGGTCAAGAACGATCCGGACTTCAAGGCCGAGCTGAACGACCTGTCGACCCATTATGCGGGGCGCCCATCGAAGCTCTACTTCGCCGAAGGCCTGACCAGGCATCTTCGCGAGGTTTCCGAGGCCAAGGGCCTCAGTGGCGGCGCGAAAGTCTATTTCAAGCGTGAGGACCTGAACCACACCGGTTCGCACAAGATCAACAATTGCCTCGGCCAGATCCTGCTGGCCAAGCGCATGGGCAAGAAGCGTATCATCGCCGAGACCGGTGCCGGCCAGCACGGCGTCGCTTCCGCCACCGTCGCGGCGCGTTTCGGCTTTCCCTGCGTCGTCTATATGGGCGCGACCGACGTCGCCCGGCAGAGCCCGAACGTGTTCCGCATGAAGCTGCTTGGCGCCGAAGTGCGGCCGGTGACCGCCGGCCACGGCACGCTGAAGGACGCCATGAACGAGGCGCTGCGCGACTGGGTTACCAATGTCGAGGACACCTATTACCTGATCGGTACTGCCGCAGGCCCTCACCCCTATCCGGAGCTGGTGCGCGACTTCCAGTCCGTGATCGGCACCGAAGCGCGGGCGCAGATGCTAGAGCAGGAAGGCCGGCTGCCGGACACGATCATCGCAGCTGTCGGCGGCGGCTCGAACGCCATTGGCCTGTTCCATCCCTTCCTTGACGACAGGCAAGTGCGCATCATCGGCATCGAGGCCGGCGGGCGTGGCCTTGACGGCATCGAACATTGCGCCTCGATGAATGCCGGCGCGCCGGGCGTACTGCACGGCAACCGCACCTATCTCCTGCAGAATGCCGATGGGCAGATCATGGACGGCCATTCGATCTCGGCTGGCCTCGATTATCCCGGCGTCGGCCCGGAACATTCCTGGCTGCGCGATTCAGGCCGCGTCGAATATGTGCCAATCCTCGACGACGAGGCGCTGGAGGCCTTCAAGCTGACAACGCGCGTCGAAGGTATCATTCCAGCGCTGGAATCGGCGCACGCCATCGCCCACGCGGTGAAGATCGTGCCTGAGATGGACAAGGACCAGATCGTCATCGTCAACCTGTCCGGCCGTGGCGACAAGGACGTGCACACGGTGGCCTCGATGCTGGGCATGGAGATCTGA
- a CDS encoding folylpolyglutamate synthase/dihydrofolate synthase family protein: protein MTTLAADREIEALMALHPKGFDLSLDRISRLLERLGNPQDRLPPVIHVAGTNGKGSCAAFSRALLEAAGYRVHVHTSPHLVSWHERYRLAADGGGKLVEDEVFAEAIARVAKANEGQKITVFEILTAVTFILFSEHPADVAIIEVGLGGRFDATNVIKEPAVSVIMPVSLDHEAYLGDRVELIAAEKAGIIKRDCPVVVGAQESETAQQVLIETAERLDCPTFVYGQDFLAYEENGRMVYQDEDGLMDLPPPRLPGRHQFANAAAAIAAVKAAGFEISHRAAEKAMATVAWPGRMQKLSQGRLAELAPKGADIWLDGGHNPGAGVVVAEAMAEQEEKSPRPLFLISGMINTKDQSGYFRAFKGLARHVYTVPVSMSEAGVPNDELAIRAAEAGLSAEPVSSVASALMLLRDTWEGPPPRILIGGSLYLAGAVLAENGTPPT, encoded by the coding sequence ATGACCACGCTTGCCGCCGACCGCGAAATCGAAGCCCTGATGGCGCTGCACCCGAAAGGGTTCGACCTTTCGCTTGATCGCATTTCGCGCCTGCTGGAACGGCTGGGCAATCCGCAGGATCGTCTGCCGCCGGTGATCCATGTTGCCGGAACCAACGGCAAGGGCTCCTGCGCCGCGTTTTCAAGGGCGCTGCTCGAAGCCGCCGGCTACCGCGTGCATGTGCACACTTCGCCGCATCTGGTGAGCTGGCATGAGCGCTATCGGCTGGCCGCCGATGGCGGCGGCAAGCTGGTCGAGGACGAGGTCTTCGCCGAGGCCATCGCGCGGGTCGCCAAGGCCAATGAAGGCCAGAAGATCACGGTCTTCGAAATCCTCACCGCCGTTACTTTTATCCTGTTTTCCGAACATCCGGCCGATGTCGCGATCATCGAGGTTGGCCTTGGCGGCCGCTTCGACGCCACCAATGTCATCAAGGAGCCGGCGGTCAGCGTGATTATGCCGGTCTCGCTCGATCATGAGGCCTATCTCGGCGACCGTGTCGAACTGATTGCCGCTGAAAAGGCCGGCATCATCAAGCGCGACTGCCCGGTGGTCGTCGGCGCGCAGGAAAGCGAGACAGCACAGCAGGTCCTGATCGAGACCGCCGAGCGGCTCGACTGCCCGACATTCGTCTATGGCCAGGATTTCCTCGCCTATGAGGAAAACGGCCGCATGGTCTACCAGGACGAGGACGGCCTGATGGACCTGCCGCCGCCGCGCCTGCCTGGACGCCACCAGTTCGCCAATGCGGCAGCCGCGATCGCGGCAGTCAAGGCGGCGGGCTTCGAGATCAGCCACCGTGCCGCCGAGAAGGCGATGGCGACTGTCGCCTGGCCTGGCCGGATGCAGAAACTGTCGCAGGGCCGGCTGGCCGAACTGGCGCCAAAGGGCGCCGACATCTGGCTTGACGGCGGCCACAATCCAGGCGCCGGCGTGGTGGTCGCCGAAGCGATGGCCGAGCAGGAAGAGAAGAGCCCACGGCCGCTTTTCCTGATCTCGGGCATGATCAACACCAAGGACCAGAGCGGCTATTTCCGCGCCTTCAAGGGCCTGGCCCGGCATGTCTACACGGTGCCGGTCTCCATGAGCGAGGCCGGCGTGCCGAACGACGAACTGGCGATCCGCGCCGCCGAGGCCGGTCTCTCGGCCGAGCCGGTGAGTTCTGTCGCCAGCGCCCTGATGCTGCTGCGCGACACCTGGGAAGGCCCGCCGCCACGCATCCTGATCGGCGGCTCGCTCTATCTGGCCGGCGCGGTGCTGGCCGAAAACGGCACGCCGCCGACCTGA
- a CDS encoding phosphoribosylanthranilate isomerase, whose product MALDIKICGLKTDKATAAALAGGASHVGFIFFPKSPRYVEPEEAGRLRAAASGKAKAVAVTVDASDAFLDEIVAAVQPDMLQLHGSETPERVAEVKARYGLPVIRALAVSEAADLERIKPFAGIADLFLFDAKPPKGSQLPGGNGVAFDWHILAGLDAGVDYMLSGGLSASNIGDALRLANPPGIDISSGVESAPGVKDPALIEQFFRTVRAARDNRAA is encoded by the coding sequence ATGGCGCTCGACATCAAGATCTGCGGGTTGAAGACCGACAAGGCCACGGCGGCAGCCTTGGCCGGAGGGGCCAGCCATGTCGGCTTTATCTTCTTCCCGAAAAGCCCGCGTTATGTCGAACCCGAGGAAGCCGGGCGCCTGCGCGCGGCGGCGAGTGGCAAGGCCAAGGCGGTGGCGGTCACCGTCGACGCCAGCGACGCGTTCCTGGACGAGATCGTGGCTGCCGTGCAGCCCGACATGCTGCAACTGCATGGCTCGGAAACGCCAGAGCGCGTGGCCGAGGTCAAGGCGCGTTACGGCCTGCCGGTAATAAGGGCGCTGGCGGTCAGCGAGGCCGCCGACCTCGAGCGCATAAAGCCGTTTGCCGGCATTGCCGACCTGTTCCTGTTCGACGCCAAGCCACCAAAAGGCTCGCAACTGCCGGGCGGCAATGGTGTTGCCTTCGACTGGCATATTCTGGCCGGCCTTGACGCCGGCGTCGATTACATGCTTTCCGGTGGGCTCAGCGCCAGCAATATCGGCGATGCCCTTCGGCTTGCGAATCCGCCCGGAATAGACATTTCGTCCGGAGTGGAAAGTGCGCCGGGCGTCAAGGATCCGGCGCTGATCGAACAGTTTTTCCGGACCGTCCGGGCAGCGCGCGACAACCGCGCCGCCTGA
- the accD gene encoding acetyl-CoA carboxylase, carboxyltransferase subunit beta gives MNWITNYVRPKINSMLGRRTDMPENLWIKDPETGEMVFHKDLESNQFVIPSSGHHMKISAKERLRFFFDDGKYEALENPKVMQDPLKFRDEKRYVDRLKDAKAKTGLEDAIINALGTVEGLPVVVTVQDFAFMGGSLGMAAGDAIVHGFEVALQRKRPLILFAASGGARMQEGILSLMQLPRTTVGVDRLKEAGLPYIVVLTNPTTGGVTASYAMLGDVHIAEPGALIGFAGPRVIEQTIREKLPDGFQRSEYLMEHGMVDMVVSRLELRETIARLLKILLKLPETQKPLEPEILPPAVIAADARPHA, from the coding sequence ATGAACTGGATCACCAACTACGTTCGCCCGAAGATCAACTCGATGCTCGGCCGGCGCACCGACATGCCGGAGAATCTCTGGATCAAGGATCCCGAGACCGGCGAGATGGTCTTCCACAAGGATCTGGAATCGAACCAGTTCGTCATTCCGTCCTCCGGCCATCACATGAAGATCTCGGCCAAGGAGCGGCTGCGATTCTTCTTTGACGACGGAAAGTACGAGGCCCTGGAAAACCCCAAGGTCATGCAGGATCCGCTGAAGTTCCGCGACGAGAAGCGCTATGTCGACCGGCTGAAGGACGCCAAAGCCAAGACCGGTCTCGAGGACGCAATCATCAATGCGCTGGGGACTGTCGAGGGCCTGCCGGTGGTGGTCACTGTCCAGGACTTCGCCTTCATGGGTGGTTCGCTCGGCATGGCGGCGGGTGACGCCATCGTGCATGGTTTTGAGGTGGCTTTGCAGCGCAAACGGCCGCTGATCCTGTTCGCGGCCTCCGGCGGCGCCCGCATGCAGGAAGGTATCCTGTCGCTGATGCAGTTGCCGCGCACCACGGTCGGCGTCGACCGGCTGAAGGAAGCCGGCCTGCCCTACATCGTCGTGCTGACCAACCCGACCACCGGCGGCGTGACCGCTTCCTATGCCATGCTGGGCGACGTGCATATCGCCGAGCCGGGCGCGCTGATCGGCTTTGCCGGACCGCGCGTCATCGAGCAGACCATCCGCGAGAAACTGCCGGATGGTTTCCAGCGCTCCGAATATCTGATGGAGCACGGCATGGTCGACATGGTGGTGTCGCGGCTGGAACTGCGTGAAACGATCGCCCGGCTGTTGAAAATACTGCTCAAGCTGCCGGAAACACAAAAGCCGCTGGAGCCGGAAATCCTGCCGCCGGCGGTGATCGCGGCGGACGCACGCCCGCACGCCTGA
- the trxA gene encoding thioredoxin, protein MGATVKVDKSNFQADVLNANVPVVVDFWAEWCGPCKMIAPALEDIATELGAKVKIAKLNIDENPELAAQFGVRSIPTLMIFKGGEVADMKVGAAPKTALSHWINGSLA, encoded by the coding sequence ATGGGTGCCACCGTCAAGGTCGACAAGAGCAATTTCCAGGCCGATGTGCTTAACGCCAATGTACCGGTCGTCGTCGACTTCTGGGCGGAATGGTGCGGCCCGTGCAAGATGATCGCGCCGGCGCTTGAGGACATCGCCACCGAGCTTGGCGCCAAGGTAAAGATCGCCAAGCTGAACATCGACGAGAATCCCGAGCTTGCCGCCCAGTTTGGCGTGCGCTCTATACCGACCCTGATGATCTTCAAGGGCGGCGAAGTCGCCGACATGAAGGTTGGCGCCGCGCCCAAGACCGCGCTGTCGCACTGGATCAATGGCAGTCTCGCCTGA
- a CDS encoding plasmid stabilization protein, producing MAEPRLSVRSTKARDLAHRLARRENRSIADVVERALEAYELREAGREPASTFYARLTATGVPDIDLEKIIRESRQAHAGPEL from the coding sequence ATGGCCGAGCCACGCCTCTCTGTCCGCAGTACCAAAGCACGCGACCTGGCACATCGACTTGCTCGTCGCGAAAATCGCTCGATAGCTGATGTGGTCGAACGTGCGCTTGAAGCCTACGAGCTTCGCGAAGCGGGCCGCGAGCCCGCATCAACCTTCTATGCTCGCCTGACCGCGACCGGCGTCCCCGACATTGATCTTGAGAAAATTATCCGCGAAAGCCGTCAGGCTCATGCAGGACCCGAGCTTTGA
- the addA gene encoding double-strand break repair helicase AddA has translation MKKAYPIPSDTASSQASASDPRNSAWVSANAGSGKTHVLAQRVIRLLLRGTDPSKILCLTYTRAAAANMSNRVFSTLSEWTALGDTELAARIEALDNRRPDRETMRRARRLFAEALETPGGLKIQTIHAFCESVLHQFPLEANIPAHFEMLDSQMEASLFAAARREMISGSAAREAELAEAFAAVLERGGEAGLDALLAEIVRKRDGLRAFIDEAGRDGSGFQPLFDEFHFRAGQTAEGIAASAWPLPGFLPDYFAAFAAAAESADARIVLNNILPYARLAFAESDPLRRLQLLGRAFLKSDGEAYDPAKAFKKALLERLPDLPERYQAAVSAILEISDRLALFRMLEGTRAALTVADWLIARYEQLKRGRGFLDFNDLITRTVNLLARPDAGPWVQYKLDQGIDHILLDEAQDTSPDQWEVVKRLAEEFFAGFGARDHVHRTVFAVGDEKQSIYSFQGAAPDSFADSRLLFAGRVRNAEASFADLKLTWSFRSTDDVLAAVDRVFADPIVRRGISHDPDPLDHKAIRNDAPGYVEVWPSIGADVVDEPDDWTQAIDHAHAPAVRVAENVAATVAGWIGNGEIIEGRGKKLRPGDVLVLVRKRDRFVHALTRALKRRDIPVAGADRLSLPGHIAVKDLIALGHFLIQPQDDLSLAAVLRSPIFDVSEEMLFGLAAERASGLSLIASLRQHAAESAVLADVVKQLDLWAGEAGFKPVFEFYAGLLARDGVRRKMIARLGPEAGDILDEFLNFCLADERTGLPGLEAFLSTLENAGPEIKREMDQTRDEVRVMTVHAAKGLEAPVVFLVDGGSAPFSDQHLPRLMPFDGTGKHWRGKGYLWRSGSDVANGFSKAASVRARELADDEYRRLLYVGMTRAEDRLIVCGYHGKRAPNTGTWHSIVSRALVGAPESEQREHPANGEPVHRFHMTRLPPVALVADDQTRQKEDFAPLPANLFRPLPPYEELPRPLSPSGASALIDEGKEAVIDTGSPVLDADAEPGFAVMRGLALHKLLQMLPGIAEGERYGAAERYLARVGSQWSDTERGKALASVLAILADPHLGQLFAPSSRAEVAIMGSLEVKGRKRSISGKIDRLAVAPDKVSIVDYKTNRPAPATLADIPPAYILQLALYRALLQPLYPGRAVGAALLFTEAPRLIELPVQVMEDALARLTGA, from the coding sequence ATGAAGAAGGCCTATCCGATCCCGAGCGACACCGCGTCGAGCCAGGCAAGCGCGTCCGACCCCAGGAATTCCGCCTGGGTGTCGGCCAATGCCGGTTCGGGCAAGACCCATGTGCTGGCGCAGCGCGTCATTCGGCTGCTGCTGCGCGGCACCGATCCCTCGAAGATCCTGTGCCTGACCTATACGCGCGCCGCCGCCGCCAACATGTCGAACCGGGTGTTTTCGACGCTGTCGGAATGGACGGCACTCGGCGACACCGAATTGGCGGCAAGGATCGAGGCGCTGGACAATCGCCGGCCCGACCGTGAGACCATGCGTCGCGCGCGCCGCCTGTTCGCCGAGGCACTGGAAACACCGGGCGGATTGAAGATCCAGACCATCCACGCCTTCTGCGAATCGGTGCTGCACCAGTTCCCGCTCGAGGCCAATATTCCCGCGCATTTCGAGATGCTCGACAGCCAGATGGAGGCCTCGCTTTTCGCCGCCGCCCGCCGCGAGATGATTTCTGGCTCGGCTGCGCGCGAGGCGGAGCTTGCCGAGGCTTTCGCCGCTGTCCTGGAGCGCGGCGGTGAGGCTGGGCTCGATGCCTTGCTGGCCGAGATCGTGCGCAAGCGCGACGGCTTGCGCGCTTTCATCGACGAGGCCGGCCGTGACGGCTCGGGGTTTCAGCCGCTGTTCGACGAGTTTCATTTTCGAGCCGGCCAGACGGCCGAAGGCATAGCCGCCTCCGCCTGGCCGCTGCCGGGGTTCCTGCCGGACTATTTTGCTGCCTTTGCCGCTGCCGCTGAATCGGCCGACGCCCGCATCGTCCTCAACAACATCCTGCCCTACGCCCGTCTCGCCTTCGCCGAAAGCGATCCGCTGCGCCGGCTGCAATTGCTGGGCCGGGCTTTCCTGAAGTCGGACGGCGAGGCCTATGACCCGGCCAAGGCGTTCAAGAAGGCCTTGCTCGAACGGCTGCCCGACCTGCCGGAGCGCTATCAGGCCGCCGTTAGCGCCATCCTGGAAATCTCTGACCGGCTGGCGCTGTTTCGGATGCTGGAAGGCACGCGTGCCGCGCTGACCGTCGCCGACTGGCTCATTGCCCGCTACGAGCAATTGAAGCGCGGGCGCGGCTTTCTCGATTTCAACGATCTGATCACCCGCACGGTCAATCTTCTGGCGCGTCCCGACGCTGGCCCCTGGGTGCAATACAAGCTCGACCAAGGCATCGACCATATCCTGCTCGACGAAGCGCAGGACACCAGCCCCGACCAATGGGAGGTGGTGAAGCGGCTGGCGGAGGAGTTCTTTGCCGGCTTTGGCGCCCGCGACCATGTCCACCGCACGGTGTTTGCCGTCGGTGACGAAAAGCAGTCGATCTATTCGTTTCAGGGGGCGGCGCCGGACTCCTTCGCCGACAGCCGGCTGTTGTTTGCCGGAAGGGTGCGGAACGCCGAGGCCTCCTTCGCCGACCTGAAGCTGACCTGGTCGTTCCGCTCCACCGACGACGTGCTGGCCGCCGTCGACCGTGTCTTCGCCGACCCCATTGTCCGGCGCGGCATCAGCCATGATCCCGACCCGCTGGACCACAAGGCGATCCGCAACGATGCGCCGGGCTATGTCGAGGTCTGGCCGTCGATCGGCGCCGATGTCGTCGATGAGCCGGATGACTGGACGCAAGCCATCGACCACGCCCACGCACCGGCGGTGCGCGTGGCCGAAAACGTCGCCGCGACGGTTGCCGGCTGGATCGGCAATGGCGAGATCATCGAAGGCCGTGGCAAGAAACTTCGGCCAGGCGACGTGCTGGTGCTGGTGCGCAAGCGCGACCGCTTTGTCCACGCCCTGACCCGCGCGCTGAAGCGCCGTGACATTCCCGTGGCCGGCGCTGACCGGCTGAGCCTGCCTGGCCATATCGCGGTCAAGGACCTGATCGCGCTCGGCCATTTCCTGATCCAGCCGCAGGACGATCTGTCGCTTGCAGCGGTACTGCGCAGCCCGATTTTCGATGTTTCGGAAGAGATGCTTTTTGGCCTCGCCGCCGAGCGGGCGTCCGGCCTGTCGCTGATCGCGTCCTTGCGCCAGCACGCCGCAGAAAGCGCCGTGCTGGCCGATGTGGTCAAACAGCTCGACCTCTGGGCGGGAGAAGCCGGCTTCAAGCCGGTCTTTGAATTCTATGCCGGCCTGCTGGCGCGCGACGGCGTGCGCCGCAAGATGATCGCGCGGCTCGGGCCGGAAGCGGGCGACATTCTCGACGAATTCCTGAATTTCTGCCTTGCCGATGAACGGACCGGGCTGCCGGGACTGGAAGCCTTCCTGTCGACGCTGGAAAATGCCGGTCCCGAGATCAAGCGCGAGATGGACCAGACCCGCGATGAGGTCCGCGTCATGACGGTGCACGCCGCCAAGGGCCTGGAGGCGCCGGTCGTGTTTCTGGTCGACGGAGGCTCGGCTCCATTCAGCGACCAGCACCTGCCGCGTCTGATGCCATTCGACGGCACCGGCAAACACTGGCGCGGCAAGGGCTATCTCTGGCGCTCGGGCAGCGACGTCGCTAACGGTTTTTCCAAGGCGGCCTCGGTTCGCGCCCGCGAACTCGCCGACGATGAATATCGCCGGCTGCTCTATGTGGGCATGACCCGCGCCGAGGACCGGCTGATCGTCTGCGGCTATCACGGCAAGCGGGCGCCGAATACCGGCACCTGGCATTCGATCGTCAGCCGCGCCCTGGTCGGCGCCCCGGAGAGTGAGCAGCGCGAGCATCCCGCCAATGGCGAACCGGTGCATCGCTTCCACATGACGAGGTTGCCGCCTGTTGCCCTGGTTGCTGACGACCAGACCCGGCAGAAAGAGGATTTCGCGCCGCTGCCGGCTAACCTGTTCCGGCCATTGCCGCCCTATGAGGAATTGCCGCGCCCCTTGTCGCCGTCCGGTGCTTCGGCGCTGATCGACGAAGGCAAGGAAGCGGTGATCGATACCGGCTCGCCCGTTCTGGACGCCGACGCCGAGCCCGGGTTTGCCGTCATGCGGGGTCTGGCGCTGCACAAGCTTCTGCAGATGCTTCCCGGCATTGCCGAAGGCGAACGTTATGGCGCTGCTGAACGCTATCTTGCCCGGGTTGGCTCGCAATGGTCCGATACCGAGCGCGGCAAGGCGCTGGCCTCCGTGCTGGCAATCCTCGCCGACCCTCATCTCGGGCAGCTGTTCGCGCCATCGTCGCGCGCGGAAGTGGCCATCATGGGCAGCCTGGAGGTGAAGGGCAGAAAACGCTCGATCTCCGGCAAGATCGACCGGCTGGCGGTTGCACCCGACAAGGTGTCGATCGTTGATTACAAGACCAATCGGCCGGCGCCCGCCACTCTGGCCGATATCCCGCCGGCCTATATCCTGCAGCTGGCGCTCTATCGCGCCCTGCTGCAGCCGCTCTATCCGGGGCGTGCGGTCGGGGCTGCCCTGCTGTTCACCGAGGCGCCGAGGCTGATCGAGCTGCCGGTACAGGTGATGGAGGACGCCCTTGCTCGACTCACGGGAGCGTGA
- a CDS encoding cupin domain-containing protein, with amino-acid sequence MTGSAKATLFIDNERVIVTEYRFAPGENTGWHRHGHDYVVVPLMDGKVKLLTKDGESFADMKKGAPYFRSEGVEHDVINANEGEYAFIEIELK; translated from the coding sequence ATGACAGGATCAGCCAAGGCCACCCTCTTCATCGACAATGAGCGCGTCATCGTCACCGAATATCGCTTCGCGCCAGGGGAAAACACCGGCTGGCATCGCCATGGCCACGACTATGTCGTCGTGCCGCTGATGGACGGCAAGGTGAAGCTGTTGACCAAGGATGGCGAATCCTTCGCCGACATGAAGAAAGGCGCGCCCTATTTCCGCAGCGAAGGCGTCGAGCACGACGTCATCAACGCCAACGAGGGCGAGTACGCCTTCATCGAGATCGAGTTGAAGTAA